The following DNA comes from Corynebacterium atrinae.
TGATTGAGGTAACTATTCCCGTCTTCCGAGGAGACCCACGTTGTTCGGACACAAGAAAACCCAGCTCATCGCGCCTGTAAGCGGTCAGATCATCCCGTTGTCCGAGGTCCCGGACCCGACCTTCGCGCAGGGCACCGTGGGCTACGGATTCGGTGTGAAGACCGCCGGAGAGTCCGTCGTCTCTCCGGTCGAGGGCGAGATCATCATGATGTTCCGCACAGCTCATGCCTTCACCGTGCGCACAGATTCCGGGGTGGAGGTCCTGGTCCACGTCGGGATCGACACCGGAAAGCTTGACGGCGAGGGTTTTGAAGCAATTGCCGTGCGCGGCGACAAGGTCGAGGCAGGCGCCCCCGTGGTGCGATTGAACAACCTCGCCGACCTGGAGGCCAAAGTACCCTCGATGATCACCGTCGTCGTGGTCACGAACGCAAAAAAGGTGGAGCCCGGCGAACTCCACCTTGATGCTTCCTTCGGCGACCCAGTCCTTCAACTGAAGTAGCGCCGGAGGCTATCCGTCCCGGTTATCCGACCCAGCGGTACCACTGGACGGAGTTAGCCGGGATGTCGAGGGTCAGGGAATCCTCGAAACCATCCCACCCGGAACCATTCGTGCTGACGGTGTGCGGGAGGTTGTTGCCCGCGCCGGCGTACTTAGCGTCGTCGCTGTTGAGCACCAGCTCCCAGCGCCCACCACGGGGGCTACCCAGGGTGAACTTGGGGTGCGAAGAACCAGAGAGGTTGATCACGGACAGGACGCCGGAGCCATCAGTGCCCCAGCGGACGAAGGCCAGGAGGTTCTGGGCTGCGGCGTCGCCCTTGATCCACTGGAAACCCTCCGGGCTGGAGTCGAGGGAGTGAAGCGCGGGGATAGCGCGGTAAGTCCAGTGAATATCCTTGACCAACTGCTGAATGCCGACGTGGAACTCGTGGCCCCAGCCTTCCAGGTTTGACCAGTCGATGGAGTAAGCCTCGTTCCACTCGCCGGTCTGACCGAACTCCTGGCCCATGAACATGAGCTTCTTGCCCGGGTGAGAGAACATGTACCCAAAGAGGGTGCGCAGGCCCGCGGCCTTGTTCCAATCGTCGCCGGGCATGCGGCCCCACAGGGACCCCTTGCCGTGGACGACCTCGTCGTGGGAGAAGGGAAGAACGTACTTCTCGGAGTACTGGTAGATCATCGAGAACGTGATCTCGTTGTGGTGGTACTCGCGGTGAACCGGGTCGAGCTTGAAGTACTCGAGGGTGTCATTCATCCAGCCCATGTTCCACTTGAGGCTGAATCCCAAGCCACCGTGCTCGGTCGGTGCGGTGACCCCCGGCCAGGAGGTCGATTCCTCGGCGATGGTGAGCACGCCGGGATGGGCGCGGTGGACGGTGGCGTTCATCTCCTGGAGGAACTGCACCGCCTCTAGGTTCTCGCGGCCGCCGAACTGGTTCGGTTCCCACTCGCCGTCTTCGCGGGAGTAGTCCAGATAGAGCATCGACGCGACGGCGTCGACCCGCAGACCATCAATGTGGAACTCTTCGATCCAGTAGAGGGCATTGGCGACGAGGAAGTTGCGGACCTCGTTGCGGCCGAAGTCGAAGACGTAGGTGCCCCAGTCCTTCTGCTCGCCGCGGCGCCAGTCGGGGTGCTCGTACAAAGCGGGGCCGTCGAATCGAGCCAACGCCCAGTCGTCCTTGGGGAAGTGCGCGGGAACCCAGTCCACGATGACACCGATGCCACGCTGGTGGAAGGCCTCAATGAGGGCGCGCAGCTCATCCGGGCTGCCCCACCGGGCGGTAGGAGCGAAGTAGCCCGACACTTGGTAGCCCCAGGACCCGCCGAAGGGGTGCTCGGCGACGGGCATGAATTCTACGTGGGTGTAGCCCTGATCGGCGACGTAATCCACAAGCTCAGTGGCTAGCTCCTTGTAGCCCTTGCCGATCTTCCAGGAACCCAAGTGCACCTCGTAGATGGACATTGGTTCCTGGTCGGGATTGCTCTCCGAGCGGGCGCGCAGCCAGTCGCCGTCATTCCAGTCGTAGCGAGAATCCACCACCACGGAGGTGGTCTCCGGCGGCGCCTGGGTGGCCTTAGCCATCGGGTCGGCTTTGTCACGACGATTGCCCTGCTGGGTCTGGATGGCGAACTTGTATGTCTCGCCGGCCCCGATGCCGGGGATGAAGATTTCCCAGACGCCGCTCGAACCAAGCGAGCGCATGGGGTATTGCGAGGCATTCCACCCGCAGAAGTCGCCGACGACCGCGACACCTAAAGCGTTGGGGGCCCACACCGCGAACGCGGTGCCATGGACGGTGCCCAAGTTGGTTTCGTAGGTGTGAACGTTGGCGCCAAGGACATCCCAGAGGCGCTCGTGGCGGCCCTCCGCGATGAGGTGAATATCCAAGTTGCCCAGCGTGGGCAGGAAGGCATAGGCGTCGGCGGTGAGCACCGGCGGAGCATCGGGCCAGGTGATGCGGAGGCGGTAGTCC
Coding sequences within:
- a CDS encoding PTS sugar transporter subunit IIA, whose product is MFGHKKTQLIAPVSGQIIPLSEVPDPTFAQGTVGYGFGVKTAGESVVSPVEGEIIMMFRTAHAFTVRTDSGVEVLVHVGIDTGKLDGEGFEAIAVRGDKVEAGAPVVRLNNLADLEAKVPSMITVVVVTNAKKVEPGELHLDASFGDPVLQLK
- the glgB gene encoding 1,4-alpha-glucan branching protein GlgB translates to MHDAFDGIDQNLLIPDHDLERLRHCQHHAPHDFYGWHATSGGAVIRTRQLGATSVEVLVNGEIYEATPIGDDIWVLGLNDPNPQDYRLRITWPDAPPVLTADAYAFLPTLGNLDIHLIAEGRHERLWDVLGANVHTYETNLGTVHGTAFAVWAPNALGVAVVGDFCGWNASQYPMRSLGSSGVWEIFIPGIGAGETYKFAIQTQQGNRRDKADPMAKATQAPPETTSVVVDSRYDWNDGDWLRARSESNPDQEPMSIYEVHLGSWKIGKGYKELATELVDYVADQGYTHVEFMPVAEHPFGGSWGYQVSGYFAPTARWGSPDELRALIEAFHQRGIGVIVDWVPAHFPKDDWALARFDGPALYEHPDWRRGEQKDWGTYVFDFGRNEVRNFLVANALYWIEEFHIDGLRVDAVASMLYLDYSREDGEWEPNQFGGRENLEAVQFLQEMNATVHRAHPGVLTIAEESTSWPGVTAPTEHGGLGFSLKWNMGWMNDTLEYFKLDPVHREYHHNEITFSMIYQYSEKYVLPFSHDEVVHGKGSLWGRMPGDDWNKAAGLRTLFGYMFSHPGKKLMFMGQEFGQTGEWNEAYSIDWSNLEGWGHEFHVGIQQLVKDIHWTYRAIPALHSLDSSPEGFQWIKGDAAAQNLLAFVRWGTDGSGVLSVINLSGSSHPKFTLGSPRGGRWELVLNSDDAKYAGAGNNLPHTVSTNGSGWDGFEDSLTLDIPANSVQWYRWVG